A window from Bacteroidales bacterium encodes these proteins:
- a CDS encoding DUF4249 domain-containing protein, which yields MPANKFLPILTLALLCGSCVEPYEPVLEESQEVLVISGMVSDRPGPHEITISRSAPYREPAFRGVDFCMVSVEDQEGNLVHYTNTGEGVYVADLPESFLEVGDAVSLLVITPEDRVYRSEFDTLLACPQLERVYYEAGTLETPDPEFARPGIQFYLDMTGRPADSRNIIWMVDETWEYWASLFGTHILYDWGHSEEFRSNVVFKCWKHLPLDHVYIASTRSLSANELRRLPLNFVSNEMDRLSVTYSLHVQQQSLSSKSYDYWRRMNDQSVGSGGMYEKQPASVTGNIYNVDDPEEVVLGCFYATQLREQRIFVHNNSLFDFHVPHIQCEYQSMSTLGVLGPGLFPVYLYIPGPFQPSFWGPSECFDCRLQGGDTIRPIHWETW from the coding sequence ATGCCAGCGAATAAATTTCTTCCCATACTGACCCTGGCCCTTCTGTGCGGATCGTGCGTGGAGCCTTACGAACCCGTACTGGAGGAATCACAGGAGGTCCTGGTGATCAGCGGGATGGTCAGTGACCGGCCGGGGCCCCATGAAATTACCATATCCCGGTCGGCTCCATACCGGGAACCCGCGTTCCGGGGAGTCGATTTTTGCATGGTGTCCGTGGAGGACCAGGAGGGCAACCTGGTTCATTACACCAATACCGGGGAAGGTGTTTATGTGGCCGATCTTCCCGAATCCTTCCTGGAAGTGGGGGATGCCGTCAGCCTGCTGGTGATTACCCCGGAGGACCGGGTATATCGTTCTGAATTTGACACTCTTCTTGCCTGTCCGCAGCTGGAAAGGGTTTATTATGAAGCGGGCACCCTGGAGACTCCCGATCCGGAGTTTGCCCGTCCCGGCATCCAGTTCTACCTGGATATGACAGGAAGGCCTGCCGATTCCAGAAACATCATCTGGATGGTGGATGAAACCTGGGAGTACTGGGCTTCTCTTTTCGGAACCCATATTTTGTATGACTGGGGACATTCGGAGGAGTTCCGGTCCAATGTAGTCTTTAAGTGCTGGAAGCATCTTCCCCTGGATCATGTGTATATCGCAAGCACACGTAGCCTGTCGGCCAATGAGCTGAGAAGGCTGCCCCTGAATTTTGTATCCAATGAAATGGACCGGCTTTCCGTGACCTACAGTCTGCATGTGCAGCAACAGTCCTTATCATCGAAGTCATACGACTACTGGCGGCGAATGAATGATCAGTCGGTGGGGTCGGGGGGAATGTACGAGAAGCAACCCGCATCCGTTACCGGGAACATCTATAACGTGGATGATCCGGAGGAGGTGGTGCTGGGTTGCTTTTATGCCACACAACTCAGGGAACAGCGCATTTTTGTGCATAACAATAGTCTCTTTGATTTTCATGTGCCACACATCCAGTGCGAGTATCAGTCCATGAGTACGCTGGGTGTGCTGGGTCCCGGCCTTTTCCCGGTATACCTGTATATTCCGGGTCCATTCCAGCCTTCTTTCTGGGGCCCCTCGGAGTGTTTCGACTGCCGCCTGCAGGGAGGGGATACCATTCGGCCAATCCACTGGGAAACATGGTAG